The region GTGACCGAACAGCAAGATCAGATCAACGAGAACTGGCGCGCCATCGTCTCGAACCTGCTCAACAAATCTGAGCAGCGTGATTCCGACGTACCCAGCTTCACCCATACCCAGCGTCTGTACCTGCAATTAGTCCGCCCCATCATGTTGATGGATGGCTATGCATTGCTGGCCGCACCCGACGAGGGCGCCAAGCGGGTAGTGGAAGAAGAACTCGGACCACACATTTCCAAAGCGCTGACCGAATACATGGGTCGCCCTTGCTCGCTGGCGGTCACCTTGGCCACCCCGGAACAACCCACGGCTACCGATCCCACGCCTGCGTCCAACCCGACTCCAACTGAACAACAGGCACCTGCTCAGCAATCGCCGGCACAGCACCAGCGCCCGCAACAGGTCGATGCCTACTCGATGTCACAGAACGCTGCACCACAACAGCCTCCCCAACAAGATCAGGCTGCAACGTCTGATGGCTGGACCCGCTCGCATGCCCCGGCCAGCCTGGATGGGCTCGCGGATCACTACAACCGCCAGCAATCCCAGTCGCAGTCTTCCTATGGCCAGCGCATCCCGCGCGAGGAACCAGCACACGATCCGAATTTGGAAAAGTCGCTGAACCCGAAGCACACCTTCGACAGCTTCGTCATTGGTTCTTCCAACCGCTTCGCCAACGGTGCTGCTGTTGCTGTGGCCGAGAGTCCTGCTCGTGCCTACAACCCTCTGTTTATTTGGGGTGGATCTGGCCTGGGCAAAACGCACCTTTTGCATGCCGCAGGCAACTACGCCCAGGTCCTGCACCCGGGTCTGCGCGTGAAGTATGTGTCCTCGGAAGAGTTCACCAACGACTACATCAATTCGCTTCGCGATGACCGCCAGGAATCCTTCAAGCGTCGCTACCGCAACCTCGACATTCTTATGGTTGACGACATCCAGTTCTTGGAGGGCAAAGAGTCCACGCAGGAAGAGTTCTTCCACACCTTCAATGCACTGCACCAGGCCAATAAGCAGATCATTTTGTCCTCGGACCGTCCTCCGAAGCAGCTCACCACGCTGGAAGATCGCCTGCGTACCCGCTTCGAAGGTGGTCTGATTACTGATATTCAGCCGCCAGACCTAGAAACCCGCATCGCCATTTTGATGAAGAAGGCCTCTGCGGATAACACCGTGGTCGACCGCGCGGTGCTGGAACTGATTGCTTCGCGCTTTGAGTCCTCCATTCGTGAGCTCGAAGGCGCACTGATCCGTGTCTCGGCCTATTCTTCTTTGGTCAACGAACCGATCAACCTGGAAATGGCAGAAATCGCATTGCGTGATCTCGCCCCGGATAGTGCCGATAAGCAGATCACCGCAGCAGCCATCATGGATGTCACCGCTGACTACTTCGACATCGACGTCGCCACCCTGCGCGGTGCCGGCAAGAAACGCGCGGTTGCTCATGCCCGCCAGCTGGCGATGTACCTCTGCCGCGAACTGACCGAACTCTCCCTACCAAAGATTGGTGCGGAGTTCGGCGGCAAGGACCACACCACGGTCATCTATGCCGATCGCAAGATCCGCAAGGAAATGACAGAAAACCGCACGACTTACGACGAGATTCAAGCGCTTACCCAACGGGTCAAGAACCACACGCGTAACTAAGCGCTTACTCACACTCCACTACTGGGGCAGTCCTTCACTAAGAAGGCTGCCCCAGTAGTCGTTTTCGTATCTTTAACAGGCACAACACCCACTCCACACTTATCCACAAAGAATTTCACAGCTGTGTAATTTCACTGTTGTAATTTGTAGATCTTGATCACAAAATGGAATTCCACAGATCATTTCTGCTGCTCAAAACCCTGTGGGATCTGCTGTGATCGGATCAGCGGTGTTCTGTGGATAGATTGTGGATAAAACGATGACCTTGTTGGTTGCTCACAAAAATTGTCATTTACTCACATCCACCCCACATGTGATCCCACAGCGCCGCCACGCGTCACGAGCTTGGGATTTACCTGGTTACTCACAGGTTCCACAGCGCTTATTACTACCACTAGATAATCTCTTTTGATCTCTAAGAAGAAAAAGAATGTGTGTAATTCTCTGCACCGCTCTCGCGCGGCTTCTAAATGACAAGACTTAGAGCAGATGGAGTGAGGTGTTGCTGTCGCAGCGATGCGGTAAGTTGGTAACGGTTAAGCACAAAAGATTTGTCGTTCGGCAAGGAGCATCAAGCACCATGGATCAATCTGTTGCATTTCGCGTTGCCAAGGAAGACCTCGCAGGCGCCGTTTCTTGGGTAGCCCGTAGCCTTCCTTCCAAGGTGACGCAGCCGGTGCTGAAGGCCATGCTCATTACTGCCGATGACAATGGTTTGGAATTCGCAGGCTTCGACTACGAAGTATCAACCCGCGTACGCATCCCGGCCATGGTCGATGAACCAGGTCAGATCGCCGTAGCCGGCAAGCTGCTGGCAGACATCGTGGCTACTCTTCCGAACAAGGAAGTCGAAGTCACCATGAACGATGCTTCCAAAATCAAGATTGTCTGCAGCACCTCTCGCTTTGAGCTGCCGTTGATTCCTCTCGACGATTACCCGCAGCTGCCAGTACTCCCCGAGGTCACCGGCACCATTAACCCACAGCTGTTTAGCGAATCCATCTCCCAGGTCGCCGCTGCCGCAGGCAAGGATGACACCTTGCCGATGCTGACCGGTGTGCACCTGAGCATCGATGGC is a window of Corynebacterium camporealensis DNA encoding:
- the dnaA gene encoding chromosomal replication initiator protein DnaA: MTEQQDQINENWRAIVSNLLNKSEQRDSDVPSFTHTQRLYLQLVRPIMLMDGYALLAAPDEGAKRVVEEELGPHISKALTEYMGRPCSLAVTLATPEQPTATDPTPASNPTPTEQQAPAQQSPAQHQRPQQVDAYSMSQNAAPQQPPQQDQAATSDGWTRSHAPASLDGLADHYNRQQSQSQSSYGQRIPREEPAHDPNLEKSLNPKHTFDSFVIGSSNRFANGAAVAVAESPARAYNPLFIWGGSGLGKTHLLHAAGNYAQVLHPGLRVKYVSSEEFTNDYINSLRDDRQESFKRRYRNLDILMVDDIQFLEGKESTQEEFFHTFNALHQANKQIILSSDRPPKQLTTLEDRLRTRFEGGLITDIQPPDLETRIAILMKKASADNTVVDRAVLELIASRFESSIRELEGALIRVSAYSSLVNEPINLEMAEIALRDLAPDSADKQITAAAIMDVTADYFDIDVATLRGAGKKRAVAHARQLAMYLCRELTELSLPKIGAEFGGKDHTTVIYADRKIRKEMTENRTTYDEIQALTQRVKNHTRN